Proteins co-encoded in one Clostridia bacterium genomic window:
- a CDS encoding ATP phosphoribosyltransferase, whose amino-acid sequence MLNVALPKGRLGEAVYERFEKAGFGCPSIREANRKLIFENPETRVRYFWVKPSDVAIYVERGAADCGVAGSDILLEYSPDVYELLDLGLGKCRMAVAGKKGFADNTERALRVATKFPNIARDFYMKKGRQIDIIRLNGSIELAPILGISDVIVDIVETGKTLLENDLEPFEDIVPISARLIANKVSCKFKTDLINALVSGLEGGLK is encoded by the coding sequence ATGCTTAACGTCGCGCTGCCGAAGGGGCGGCTCGGCGAAGCCGTCTACGAGCGCTTCGAGAAGGCCGGCTTCGGCTGTCCGTCGATACGCGAGGCAAACCGCAAGCTGATATTCGAGAATCCCGAAACGCGGGTGCGCTACTTCTGGGTAAAGCCCTCCGACGTCGCGATCTACGTCGAGCGCGGAGCTGCCGACTGCGGAGTCGCCGGCAGCGATATCCTGCTGGAGTACTCCCCCGACGTCTATGAGCTGCTCGACCTCGGGCTCGGTAAATGCCGGATGGCGGTCGCCGGCAAAAAGGGCTTCGCCGACAACACCGAGCGCGCCCTGCGCGTCGCGACCAAATTCCCCAACATCGCCCGCGATTTCTACATGAAAAAGGGCAGGCAGATAGACATCATCCGCCTCAACGGCTCCATCGAGCTCGCGCCGATACTCGGCATATCCGACGTCATCGTCGACATTGTCGAAACGGGCAAGACCCTGCTGGAAAACGACCTCGAGCCGTTCGAGGACATCGTTCCGATAAGCGCGCGGCTGATCGCAAACAAGGTCAGCTGCAAATTCAAGACGGACCTGATAAACGCCCTCGTCAGCGGGCTGGAAGGAGGCCTGAAATGA
- the hisA gene encoding 1-(5-phosphoribosyl)-5-[(5-phosphoribosylamino)methylideneamino]imidazole-4-carboxamide isomerase, with amino-acid sequence MEIFPAIDIYGGKVVRLMQGDYDKMTVYSDDPPAFAKKFAAQGAKFLHAVDLEGARDGGTPNFAVVKRLAATSGLKVEIGGGIRSAEVAEKYLEAGVWRVILGTAAVSDPGLLRKLVSKWGERVAVGVDVKDGFVAVRGWREVSRRECFEFCGELQDAGVRCVICTDVSRDGMLGGSNAELYRRLTAEYDMDFVASGGVSSAGELKKLAETGVYGAILGRALYEGRLTVAEALEAVK; translated from the coding sequence ATGGAGATTTTTCCCGCCATCGACATATACGGCGGCAAAGTCGTCCGGCTCATGCAGGGCGACTACGATAAGATGACCGTCTACTCCGACGACCCGCCCGCGTTCGCGAAAAAGTTCGCGGCGCAGGGGGCGAAGTTCCTGCACGCCGTCGACCTCGAGGGCGCGCGGGACGGCGGCACGCCGAACTTCGCGGTCGTAAAGCGCCTCGCCGCGACCTCCGGTCTGAAGGTCGAGATCGGCGGCGGCATCCGCTCCGCCGAGGTCGCCGAGAAGTACCTCGAGGCGGGCGTGTGGCGCGTGATACTCGGCACGGCCGCGGTCTCCGACCCCGGCCTGCTGCGGAAGCTCGTTTCCAAATGGGGCGAACGCGTCGCCGTCGGCGTCGACGTCAAGGACGGCTTCGTCGCGGTGCGCGGCTGGCGCGAGGTCAGCAGGCGCGAATGCTTCGAGTTCTGCGGCGAGCTGCAGGACGCCGGAGTGCGCTGCGTCATCTGCACCGACGTTTCCCGCGACGGTATGCTCGGCGGCTCGAACGCCGAACTTTACCGCCGGCTGACCGCCGAATACGATATGGATTTCGTCGCCTCGGGCGGCGTTTCGAGCGCCGGCGAGCTGAAAAAGCTCGCGGAAACGGGCGTTTACGGCGCGATACTCGGCCGCGCTCTCTACGAGGGGCGGCTGACGGTCGCCGAGGCATTGGAGGCGGTCAAATGA
- a CDS encoding bifunctional phosphoribosyl-AMP cyclohydrolase/phosphoribosyl-ATP diphosphatase HisIE — translation MKLINANELKYGADGLIPAVVVDAETGKVLTVAYMNAESLEITMKEGRTCFWSRSRGELWRKGETSGNVQRVVDITADCDLDALLVRVKKEGPACHTGSDSCFFNAVYVSDENSAFSLDALMELIKGRKTDKKEGSYTTYLFEKGIDKILKKIGEESTEVIVAGKGGDRAETIYEIADLCYHVMVLMAEMGISNDEILRELASRHVIDKKVKQEKMV, via the coding sequence ATGAAACTGATAAACGCAAACGAACTGAAATACGGCGCCGACGGTCTGATCCCCGCGGTCGTCGTCGACGCCGAGACCGGCAAGGTGCTCACCGTCGCCTATATGAACGCCGAATCGCTCGAAATCACGATGAAGGAGGGGCGCACCTGCTTCTGGTCGCGTTCGCGCGGCGAGCTCTGGCGCAAGGGCGAGACCTCCGGCAACGTTCAACGCGTCGTCGATATCACCGCCGACTGCGACCTCGACGCGCTGCTCGTACGCGTCAAAAAGGAGGGGCCCGCCTGCCACACCGGCAGCGACAGCTGCTTCTTCAACGCCGTCTACGTTTCCGACGAAAACTCCGCCTTCTCCCTCGACGCGCTTATGGAGCTCATCAAGGGACGCAAGACCGACAAAAAGGAAGGCAGCTACACCACCTACCTCTTCGAAAAAGGCATAGACAAGATACTGAAAAAGATCGGCGAGGAATCCACCGAGGTCATCGTCGCCGGCAAGGGCGGCGACCGCGCCGAAACGATATACGAGATCGCCGACCTCTGCTACCACGTCATGGTGCTGATGGCGGAAATGGGCATCTCCAACGACGAAATACTCCGCGAGCTCGCTTCGCGCCACGTCATCGATAAAAAGGTCAAGCAGGAGAAGATGGTCTGA
- a CDS encoding histidinol-phosphate transaminase: MSRFMLPRLEALEAYVPGEQPRDRKYVKLNTNESPYPPSPSVLEAVSRGELEDLRLYSDPTCAALKAALADEYGVKPENVFVSNGSDETLSFFFAAYCGGETAAYCPEISYGFYPVFAQFYGAPYKAVPMEDDLSIDYRRFLGVDGNVVIANPNAPTGIALPVSQLREIAESIPDRVLCVDEAYVDFGAESALPLIKELPNVLVVRTYSKSRSMAGARLGFAFGPPEIIADLEKLKYSFNPYNVNRLTQLCGAAALKDGGYYRDCCAKIIREREYLSGELKALGGETTPSEANFVFVRFPGCDGAELCAKLKARGVLVRHFNVPKIKDHLRITVGSRSECETLVSALTEILGGAK; the protein is encoded by the coding sequence ATGAGCCGTTTCATGCTGCCGCGCCTCGAAGCGCTCGAGGCGTACGTCCCCGGCGAACAGCCGCGCGACCGCAAATACGTAAAGCTGAATACGAACGAATCGCCCTATCCGCCGTCGCCCTCCGTGCTCGAAGCGGTGAGCCGCGGCGAGCTTGAAGACCTGCGCCTATACTCAGACCCGACCTGCGCCGCGCTGAAGGCCGCGCTGGCGGACGAGTACGGCGTGAAGCCCGAAAACGTCTTCGTTTCCAACGGCTCGGACGAAACGCTCTCCTTCTTCTTCGCCGCCTACTGCGGCGGCGAGACCGCGGCGTACTGCCCGGAGATAAGCTACGGCTTCTACCCCGTTTTCGCGCAGTTTTACGGCGCGCCGTACAAGGCAGTGCCGATGGAGGACGACCTGTCGATAGACTACCGCCGCTTCCTCGGCGTCGACGGAAACGTCGTCATCGCCAACCCGAACGCGCCGACGGGGATCGCGCTGCCCGTTTCGCAGCTGCGCGAGATCGCGGAAAGCATTCCCGACCGCGTCCTCTGCGTCGACGAGGCCTACGTCGACTTCGGCGCGGAAAGCGCCCTGCCGCTGATAAAGGAGCTGCCGAACGTGCTCGTCGTGCGCACCTACTCCAAGTCGCGCTCGATGGCGGGCGCGCGGCTCGGCTTCGCCTTCGGCCCGCCGGAGATCATAGCCGACCTGGAGAAGCTGAAATACTCCTTCAACCCCTACAACGTCAACCGCCTGACGCAGCTCTGCGGCGCGGCCGCGCTCAAGGACGGCGGCTACTATCGCGACTGCTGCGCGAAGATAATCCGCGAACGCGAATATCTTTCGGGCGAGCTGAAGGCGCTCGGCGGCGAAACGACTCCGTCGGAGGCGAACTTCGTCTTCGTCCGCTTCCCCGGCTGCGACGGCGCGGAGCTCTGCGCGAAGCTGAAGGCGCGCGGCGTGCTCGTCAGGCATTTCAACGTACCGAAAATAAAAGATCATTTGAGAATAACCGTCGGCTCACGGAGCGAATGCGAAACACTCGTCTCCGCGCTGACCGAAATACTCGGAGGTGCAAAATGA
- the hisD gene encoding histidinol dehydrogenase, whose translation MIRILDSASVPLSEILLRENAVSGVTDAVANILREVRERGDEAVREFTERFDRTRLDSFELTAEEYAGGAAKADPRLVAVMEKAAANIREYHSAQVRGSSVVKERDGIVLGQRVAGLAKVLLYVPGGTARYPSSVLMNAIPASLAGVGEIIMTTPPSADGTVPPAILAAAKIAGVHRVFKLGGAQAVAAFAYGTESAPRVDKIVGPGNAFVAEAKRQVYGLVAIDMIAGPSEILVVSDGKNDPRVLAADLLSQAEHDRNATAALVTVSREEAEAVSAELERQIPLLPRAEIARASIDGNGKIILVSDVEAAVEMSNALAPEHLELAVEDPFALLPLVRDAGSVFLGRSCPEPLGDYFSGTNHTLPTGGTARFSSPLSVDDFCKKSSYTYYTPEALDAVCDDIAYFARAEGLEAHARSALARREKE comes from the coding sequence ATGATAAGGATACTCGACAGCGCCTCCGTGCCGCTCAGCGAGATACTGCTTCGCGAAAACGCCGTTTCCGGCGTGACCGACGCGGTGGCGAACATACTGCGCGAGGTGCGCGAACGCGGCGACGAAGCCGTGCGCGAATTCACCGAGCGCTTCGACCGCACGCGGCTCGACTCCTTCGAGCTGACCGCGGAGGAGTACGCCGGCGGCGCCGCGAAGGCGGATCCGCGGCTCGTCGCCGTCATGGAAAAGGCGGCGGCCAACATACGCGAATACCACTCCGCGCAGGTGCGCGGGTCGAGCGTAGTCAAGGAGCGCGACGGCATCGTGCTCGGGCAGCGCGTGGCGGGGCTCGCGAAGGTGCTGCTTTACGTTCCGGGCGGCACGGCGAGGTATCCCTCCTCCGTGCTGATGAACGCGATACCCGCCTCCCTCGCGGGAGTAGGCGAGATAATAATGACCACGCCGCCCTCCGCTGACGGCACCGTTCCGCCGGCGATACTCGCCGCCGCGAAGATAGCGGGCGTGCACCGCGTTTTCAAGCTCGGCGGAGCGCAGGCGGTCGCCGCCTTCGCCTACGGCACCGAAAGCGCGCCGCGGGTCGATAAGATCGTCGGACCGGGCAACGCCTTCGTCGCCGAAGCCAAGCGGCAGGTCTACGGGCTCGTCGCGATAGACATGATCGCCGGACCGAGCGAGATACTCGTCGTTTCCGACGGGAAGAACGACCCCCGCGTGCTCGCCGCCGACCTGCTCTCGCAGGCGGAGCACGACAGGAACGCGACCGCGGCGCTCGTCACCGTCAGCCGCGAAGAAGCCGAGGCGGTCAGCGCGGAGCTGGAGCGTCAGATACCGCTGCTCCCGCGCGCCGAGATCGCCCGCGCGTCAATAGACGGCAACGGCAAGATAATACTCGTATCCGACGTTGAGGCGGCGGTGGAAATGTCCAACGCGCTCGCGCCGGAGCATCTGGAGCTCGCGGTGGAGGACCCCTTCGCCCTGCTCCCGCTGGTGCGCGACGCCGGCTCGGTCTTCCTCGGCAGGAGCTGCCCGGAGCCGCTCGGCGACTACTTCTCCGGCACCAACCACACGCTCCCGACCGGAGGCACCGCCCGCTTCTCGAGCCCGCTCTCCGTCGACGATTTCTGCAAAAAGTCATCCTATACATACTACACGCCCGAAGCGCTCGACGCGGTATGCGACGACATCGCGTACTTCGCGCGCGCCGAGGGACTTGAAGCGCACGCGCGTTCGGCGCTTGCGCGGAGGGAGAAAGAATGA
- a CDS encoding argininosuccinate synthase, with translation MKKSDIKKVVLAYSGGLDTSIIIPWLKENYNNCEVIAVSGNVGQGTELDGLEEKALKTGASKLYIEDLRKEFVEDYIFPTVKAGAVYEGDYLLGTSFARPSIAKRIVEIAKAEGADAICHGCTGKGNDQVRFELTIKAFAPDMAVIAPWREWDIKSREEEIEYAEAHDIPLKINRETNYSKDKNLWHLSHEGLDLEDPANEPQYNKPGFLEMCVSPEQAPDEPTYMTLHFEKGIPTAIDGVEYGPVELVEKLNELGGKNGIGLADLVENRLVGMKSRGVYETPGGTILFRAHQVLETITLDRDTQHYKELVAQKFAELVYFGQWFTPLREALSAFVDKTQETVTGDVKLKLYKGNIINAGVTSPYSLYDPEIATFDEDEVYNQADSAGFINLFGLPVKVAAKAKAKYQK, from the coding sequence ATGAAAAAATCAGACATCAAAAAGGTAGTTCTTGCATATTCCGGCGGACTTGATACTTCGATAATCATTCCGTGGCTGAAAGAGAATTACAACAACTGCGAAGTTATCGCCGTTTCCGGCAACGTCGGCCAGGGCACCGAGCTCGACGGCCTCGAGGAGAAAGCGCTGAAGACCGGCGCTTCCAAGCTCTATATCGAGGATCTGCGCAAGGAGTTCGTCGAGGATTACATCTTCCCGACCGTCAAGGCGGGCGCCGTATACGAGGGCGACTACCTGCTCGGCACCTCCTTCGCCCGTCCCTCCATCGCCAAGCGCATCGTCGAGATCGCGAAGGCGGAGGGCGCGGACGCCATCTGCCACGGCTGCACCGGCAAGGGCAACGACCAGGTCCGCTTCGAGCTGACGATAAAGGCGTTCGCTCCCGATATGGCGGTCATCGCCCCCTGGCGCGAATGGGACATCAAGAGCCGCGAGGAAGAGATCGAATACGCCGAAGCGCACGACATACCGCTGAAGATCAACCGCGAGACGAACTATTCCAAGGACAAAAACCTCTGGCACCTCTCGCACGAGGGACTCGACCTCGAGGATCCCGCCAACGAGCCGCAGTACAACAAGCCCGGCTTCCTCGAAATGTGCGTTTCGCCCGAGCAGGCGCCCGACGAGCCGACCTATATGACGCTTCACTTCGAGAAGGGTATCCCCACCGCGATAGACGGCGTTGAGTACGGCCCCGTCGAGCTCGTGGAGAAACTCAACGAGCTGGGCGGCAAGAACGGCATCGGCCTCGCCGACCTCGTGGAAAACCGCCTCGTCGGAATGAAGAGCCGCGGCGTTTACGAAACTCCCGGCGGCACGATCCTCTTCCGCGCCCATCAGGTGCTCGAAACGATCACCCTCGACCGCGACACCCAGCATTATAAGGAGCTCGTCGCGCAGAAGTTCGCCGAGCTCGTCTACTTCGGCCAGTGGTTCACGCCGCTGCGCGAGGCGCTCTCCGCCTTCGTCGACAAGACGCAGGAGACCGTCACCGGCGACGTCAAGCTCAAGCTCTACAAGGGCAACATCATCAACGCCGGAGTCACCTCCCCCTACTCCCTCTACGATCCGGAGATCGCCACCTTCGACGAGGACGAGGTCTATAACCAGGCGGACAGCGCGGGCTTCATCAACCTCTTCGGACTGCCCGTGAAGGTCGCCGCCAAGGCGAAGGCGAAATACCAGAAATAA
- the hisB gene encoding imidazoleglycerol-phosphate dehydratase HisB has product MRTAEIKRKTAETDIAVKLNIDGSGNAAVSTGVGFLDHMLTLFAKHGRFDLDVKCKGDLNVDFHHTVEDVAICIGKAFGQALGDKTGITRYGSVILPMDEALVLCALDISGRTFLALDLGIRAKRIGDFDVELIEEFFHGFTRACPVTLHIKKLDGRNSHHIAEAAFKAFGRTLCAACALDERLGGRIPSTKGIL; this is encoded by the coding sequence ATGAGGACCGCTGAAATCAAAAGAAAGACCGCAGAGACCGATATCGCCGTTAAGCTGAATATAGACGGCAGCGGCAACGCCGCCGTTTCCACCGGAGTCGGCTTCCTCGACCACATGCTGACGCTCTTCGCGAAGCACGGCCGCTTCGACCTCGACGTAAAGTGCAAGGGCGACCTCAACGTCGACTTCCACCACACCGTCGAGGACGTCGCAATCTGCATCGGCAAGGCGTTCGGGCAGGCGCTCGGCGACAAGACGGGAATCACGCGCTACGGAAGCGTCATTCTGCCGATGGACGAGGCGCTCGTGCTCTGCGCGCTCGATATCTCCGGCCGCACCTTCCTCGCGCTCGACCTCGGCATACGGGCGAAGCGCATCGGCGACTTCGACGTGGAGCTTATAGAGGAGTTTTTCCACGGCTTCACGCGCGCCTGCCCCGTCACGCTTCACATAAAGAAGCTCGACGGGCGCAACTCGCATCACATCGCGGAGGCGGCGTTCAAGGCGTTCGGCAGAACGCTCTGCGCGGCCTGCGCGCTCGACGAACGGCTCGGCGGACGCATTCCGTCGACGAAAGGCATTTTATGA
- the hisH gene encoding imidazole glycerol phosphate synthase subunit HisH — protein sequence MTAIVDYGVGNLFSLACSFKAVGADAVVTGDAEVIRSADRVVLPGVGAFADAAAKLRESGLDAVIREQAAAGKPLLGVCLGMQLLFDRSREYGEHEGLGLIPGEIVPIASALPEGADLKIPQIGWNALRFPAGRPKSRLFAGINEGDCVYFVHSYYAATEPQYVSAYTEYGAELTASAERGSVYGMQFHPEKSGRVGLAILSAFAELK from the coding sequence ATGACAGCGATAGTAGACTACGGCGTGGGCAACCTCTTTTCCCTCGCCTGCTCCTTCAAGGCCGTCGGCGCCGACGCGGTCGTCACCGGCGACGCGGAGGTCATACGCTCCGCCGACCGCGTGGTGCTCCCCGGAGTCGGCGCGTTCGCGGACGCGGCGGCGAAGCTGCGCGAAAGCGGACTGGACGCGGTCATCCGCGAGCAGGCCGCCGCTGGCAAGCCGCTGCTCGGCGTCTGCCTCGGTATGCAGCTTCTGTTTGACCGCAGCCGCGAATACGGCGAACACGAAGGGCTCGGGCTCATCCCCGGCGAGATCGTGCCGATCGCCTCGGCGCTTCCCGAAGGCGCCGACCTGAAAATCCCGCAGATCGGCTGGAACGCGCTGCGTTTCCCCGCCGGCAGGCCGAAAAGCCGCCTCTTCGCCGGAATAAACGAGGGCGACTGCGTTTACTTCGTCCACTCCTACTACGCAGCGACCGAGCCGCAGTACGTCTCCGCGTACACGGAGTACGGCGCGGAGCTGACCGCTTCAGCGGAGCGCGGCAGCGTCTACGGCATGCAGTTCCACCCCGAAAAAAGCGGCCGCGTGGGGCTCGCGATACTCTCCGCCTTCGCGGAGCTGAAATAG
- the hisF gene encoding imidazole glycerol phosphate synthase subunit HisF — MITKRIIPCLDVRGGRVVKGVNFEGLRDVSSPVELAEYYDKNGADELVFYDITASAEGRSLFTDALRETAGKVFIPLTVGGGINTLDDFDRVLKCGADKVSVNSGAIRDPSLIEKAAKRYGDQCVVLSVDCKRVGGRFVVFARGGRDDTGIDAIEWVKRGVASGAGEIVLNSIDTDGVKGGFDIEMLRDVCGDAGVPVIASGGAGSIEDFVTLFREAPNVDAGLAASIFHFREVTIPDLKNALAEAGVNVRRVKV; from the coding sequence ATGATAACGAAACGCATCATTCCCTGCCTCGACGTCCGCGGCGGGCGCGTGGTCAAGGGGGTCAACTTCGAGGGGCTGCGAGACGTTTCCTCCCCTGTCGAGCTGGCTGAATACTACGACAAAAACGGCGCGGACGAGCTGGTCTTTTACGACATCACCGCTTCCGCCGAGGGGCGTTCGCTCTTCACCGACGCGCTGCGCGAAACCGCAGGCAAGGTTTTCATTCCGCTCACCGTCGGCGGCGGGATAAACACACTCGACGACTTCGACCGCGTGCTCAAATGCGGCGCGGACAAGGTCAGCGTCAACTCCGGCGCGATCCGCGATCCCTCGCTCATCGAAAAGGCGGCGAAGCGTTACGGCGACCAGTGCGTCGTCCTCTCCGTCGACTGCAAGCGCGTCGGCGGCAGATTCGTCGTCTTCGCGCGCGGAGGCCGCGACGACACCGGCATCGACGCGATCGAATGGGTAAAGCGCGGAGTCGCGTCCGGCGCGGGCGAGATAGTGCTCAACTCCATCGACACCGACGGAGTCAAGGGCGGCTTCGATATCGAAATGCTCCGCGACGTCTGCGGCGACGCCGGCGTTCCGGTCATCGCTTCCGGCGGCGCGGGCAGCATAGAGGACTTCGTCACCCTCTTCCGCGAAGCGCCGAACGTCGACGCGGGACTCGCCGCTTCGATATTCCACTTCCGCGAAGTGACGATCCCCGATCTTAAAAACGCGCTCGCCGAAGCGGGCGTGAACGTCCGGAGGGTAAAAGTATGA